Genomic DNA from Marinobacter sp. LV10MA510-1:
GGCCCGGGGCGTACAATGGTGTAGGTAAGGCCGCTGGCCACCAGATGCTCGTCTGCTTTGTGTTTTGCTTCCAGATAATGGCGAATCTTTTCAGGGGCATCGCCAGGCTTGTCTGCGCGCATGCTGCTAACAATTATAAAGCGCTTGATACCCATTTGTTTTGCGGTTTCCATCAGGTTGATGGCGCCGTTCTGGTCTACGTCGACGGTTTTTTCAGGGCCGGTTTTGGGGCCTGAACCTGCGGTAAAAATAACCGCGTCACAACCACGTAACGCTTCGCGGCAATCACCTTCCAGATCTCCCACCACGGTTTCGGTGGCGCCCAGTTTTTGCAGGTCCGGCCCCTGCTCCGGG
This window encodes:
- a CDS encoding SDR family oxidoreductase, with translation MRVLIAGANGQIGRHLLEKMADTEHEARALIRDPEQGPDLQKLGATETVVGDLEGDCREALRGCDAVIFTAGSGPKTGPEKTVDVDQNGAINLMETAKQMGIKRFIIVSSMRADKPGDAPEKIRHYLEAKHKADEHLVASGLTYTIVRPGPLTEDSGSGKVDIRETLDRSGDIPREDVANVLLAVLNSDNCDNRTFEVLSGTTPVDEALVAL